The genomic window CGCTGACGGGCCGCCGCCCGGCCGTGCGACGGCCCGTCAGCGGCTCAGCCGGTGCAGACCTTCGTCAGGTTCGACGCCGCGTCACCCATCGGCCCGAGGTCGGGGACCTGCTTGGCGTCGATCGCCTGCTGTGCCTTGTCGGCCTGCTGCTGCAGGTCGGTGACGGCCTTGGAGACGTCGGTGCCGCCGGCGTTCCTGCCGAGCTTGTCGAGGTCGGCCTTGAGGTTCGCCAGCGCGCGCCCGGCCGCGGCCGGGTCGTTGTTCGCGTTGCCGTAGGCGCTGTTGAGCTGGCCGAGGTCGGTGCCGACCCGCACCGCCGTGTTGCCGCAGTCGAGCGCCTTCTGGGTGGCCGAGCAACTGACCGCACTGAGCGGGAGGACGAGGATCAGCGCGGCCACGGCGAGGGCGGCGGGACGGGTCATGCTCTGCTGCATCGCGGTCCTCCGATGCGGTGTGCTGGTCCGGGAACCGTACGTTCCGGACGGCGCCGTGTACAGCCCCGCCCGCCCACCCTGACGTGATCCGTTCGGATCCGATCAGCCGTCGAGCGCCTTGCGCTGGATCTCGTCCAGTTCGGCGCAGCCCAGCGTGCCCAGGTCGAGCAGCTGGTTGAGCAGGTCGCGGTCGAACGGCGCCCCCTCGGCGGTGCCCTGGACCTCGACGAAGCGGCCGTCGGCGGTGCAGACGATGTTCATGTCGGTCTCGGCGCGCACGTCCTCCTCGTAGCGCAGGTCGAGCATCGGCACGCCGTCGATGATGCCGACGCTGACCGCGCTGACGCCGCCGGTGATCGGCTGCCCCTTGGCGCGCAGCAGCTTGCGCTCCCGGGCCCAGGAGACGGCGTCGACCAGGGCGACGTAGGCGCCGGTGATCGCGGCGGTGCGGGTGCCGCCGTCGGCCTGCAGCACGTCGCAGTCGAGCACGATGGTGTTCTCGGCGAGCGCGCGGTGGTCGACCACGGCGCGCAGCGAACGGCCGATCAGCCGGCTGATCTCGTGGGTGCGGCCGCCGATCTTGCCACGGACGGACTCGCGGTCGCCGCGGGTGTTGGTGGCGCGCGGCAGCATGGCGTACTCGGCGGTGACCCAGCCCTCGCCGCTGCCCTTGCGCCAGCGCGGGACGCCTTCGGTGACGCTGGCGGTGCAGAGCACCTTGGTGTCGCCGTAGGAGACCAGGACCGAGCCTTCGGCGTGCTTGCTCCAGCCGCGCTCGATGGTGATCGGGCGGAGTTGGTCGGGCGTGCGACCGTCGATGCGTGACATAGCGTCTGAGCCTAGTCGCTCCACGCATACCGGACATACCCCGAGGGCCCGCCACCGCGGTGCGGTGACGGGCCCGGGCGGCGGTGCCGGATGAGCCTCAGCTCACATCATGTCCTCGATCTCGGCGGCGATCGGGTCCGCGTCGGTGCCGATGACGACCTGGATCGCGGTGCCCATCTTCACCACGCCGTGGGCGCCGGCGGCCTTCAGGGCGGCTTCGTCGATGAGGGAGGCGTCCTTGACCTCGGTCCGCAGCCGGGTGATGCAGCCTTCGACCTCTTCGATGTTGTCGATACCGCCGAGACCGGCGACGATCTTCTCAGCCTTGGTGGCCATTGTCTTTCTCCCTCTGTTTCGGCGTTCCGGTTGCTTTGCCGGAGGCCGTCCTGCGATGTGCCCTGCGGGGGTGGCCGGGATGACGCGGGCTCAGCAGCCCGCCGCGCACACCGGCGCGACCAGGATCACCCGGTTCCGGATGATGCGCCACGCTGGTACCCGATCGGCCCAGCACCGCGCGCACGTCGTGGATCTTCCTCCCAGGATGACGATGAGTGGGGTTCAGGTCCACGTCGGTACGGCTGCGCCACGACTGGTCTACACCAATACGGGTGTACTTCCCAAAACGTGCGGGGTGGTGCCGGTGTTCCCGCAACCGCCCACCGCCCGGACCGCTCGCGGCTCCGGCCTGCCGGAACTGCGGAAGGACGATGATGAGCTCGGCGAGCCCCGCGGTCCCGCGCAAGCAGCGGTGGCAGACCTTCTACGGGGGCCTGCAGAAGATGGGCCGCTCGCTGCAGCTGCCGGTCGCCGTGCTCCCCGCCGCCGGCATCCTCAACCGCCTGGGCCAGCCGGACATCTTCGGCCCCGAGGGCAAGGTCGCCGACTGGCCGGACGTCGCCAAGGTGCTGTCGGGCGCCGGTGGCGCACTGCTGGACTCCTCGCTCGGCCTGCCGCTGCTCTTCTGCGTCGGCGTCGCGATCGGCATGGCCAAGAAGGCCGACGGCTCGACCGCGCTCGCGGCGGTGGCCGGCTTCCTCGTCTACTTCAACATCCTGCACCAGTTCCCGGTGAAGCCGCCGACCACGCCACCGAGCTACCAGAACCCCGGGGTCTTCGGCGGCATCATCATGGGCCTGATGTCCGCCTGGTGCTGGGTGCGCTTCCACCGGACCAAGCTGGTGGACTGGCTGGGCTTCTTCAACGGGCGCCGCCTGGTGCCGATGGTCATGGCCTTCGTCGGGCTGGTCTTCGCGGTCCTGGCCCTGTGGGTCTGGCCGCCGATCGGGACGGCGCTGACCCACTTCAGCAAGTGGCTCTCCGACCTCGGCTCGCTCGGCTCCGGCATCTTCGGCGTGGCGAACCGCGCGCTGCTGGTGATCGGCATGCACCAGTTCCTGAACACCTTCATGTGGTTCCAGTACGGCAGCTACACCAAGCCCGACGGCACCGTGGTCAACGGCGACATCAACCGCTTCCTGGCGGGCGACCCGACGGCCGGGCAGTTCACCTCGGGCTTCTTCCCGATCATGATGTTCGCGCTGCCCGCCGCCGCCCTGGCCATCGCGCACTGCGCCAAGCCGCACCGCCGCAAGGAGGTGATGGGCCTGATGACCTCGGTCGCGCTGACCAGCTTCGTGACGGGCGTGACCGAGCCGATCGAGTACTCCTTCCTCTACGTCGCCCCCCTGCTCTACGTGGCGCACGTCCTGCTGACCGGGGTGTCGATGGGCGTCACCTGGGCACTGGGGGTGCACGACGGGTTCAGCTTCTCCGCCGGCCTGATCGACTACCTGATCAACTGGACCCTGGCCACCAAGCCCTGGCTGATCATCCTGATCGGCGCCTGCTTCGCGGTGGTCTACTACGCGCTCTTCCGCTTCATGATCACCAAGTTCAATCTGATCACCCCCGGCCGCGAGCCCGAGGACGAGGTCGAGGACACCACCAGGGACTGAACCCGGTGGCCCCAAGGGCCGTCATGGCCCAGCGTGAGACAGCTCACGGTTCGATCGCGATCCAGTGGGATGATCGTTAATCCACAACAAGGTTTCGATTTCATAGCGCTTCCCACCTGCGGGCCTTTCTGCCCTTCCAGCCCCTCTCGGCCCGTGCTACAAAACTGGTCTACACCACTAGTGGTGTAGACCAGTTCGCGTACCGGCCCCGGCCGCACCCCACCCGGTACGCCCTGTCGTGAGGAACCACCCCATGAGTACGACTGCGCAGGCACCGGCGCCCGCCGCACCATCGCCCCTCAAGCAGTTCGGGCAGAACTCCCTGCAGAGCCTGCAGAAGATCGGCCGCAGCCTCCAGCTGCCGATCGCCGTCCTGCCGGCCGCCGGAATCCTGCTGCGCCTGGGGCAGACGGACGTACAGGACAAGCTGCACCTGCCGGCCAAGCTGGTCGCCACCTTCGCAGCCGCCGGTCACGCGGTCTTCGACAACATGCCGCTGCTCTTCTGTGTCGGCATCGCCATCGGTCTCGCCAAGAAGGCGGACGGCTCCACCGCACTCGCGGCCCTCGTCGGCTACCTGGTCTTCCACAACGTCCTGACGGTCTTCCCGATGTCCGGCAGCGTCACGGCCGCCAACCCGGCCGGCACCCCGCAGAACCCGGGCGTGCTCGGCGGTGTGGTCATCGGCCTGCTGAGCGCGACGCTGTGGCAGCGCTACCACCGCACCAAGCTGCCCGACTGGCTCGGCTTCTTCAACGGCCGCCGCCTGGTGCCGCTCATCATGGCCTTCGTCGGCACCTTCCTCGGCATCGCCTTCGGCCTGGCCTGGGGCCCGGTCGGCGACGCGCTCAACAGCTTCAGCAACTGGGCGATCGGCCTCGGCGCGGTCGGCTCCGGCATCTTCGGCCTGATCAACCGCGGGCTGCTGCCGGTCGGCATGCACCAGTTCGCGAACACCTTCTTCTGGCAGCAGGCGGGCACCTTCCACGACGCCTCGGGCAAGCTGGTCCAGGGTGACCTGAACCGCTTCTTCGCCGGCGACCACAGCGCCGGACAGTTCATGTCCGGCTTCTTCCCGGTCATGATGTTCGGCCTGCCCGCCGCCGCGCTCGCCATCGCGCACTGCGCCCGCCCCGAGCGCCGCAAGGCCGTCATGGGCATGATGATGTCGCTGGCGCTGACCTCGTTCATGACCGGCATCACCGAGCCGATCGAGTTCGCCTTCCTCTTCATCGCCCCCGCGCTCTACGCCGTCCACGCGGTGCTGACCGCGCTGTCGATGATGATCACCTGGGCGCTCGGCGTGCACGACGGCTTCACCTTCTCGGCCGGCGCGATCGACTACGTCTTCAACTGGCACTTCGCCACCAAGCCCTGGCTGATCATCCCGATCGGCCTGGTCTTCGCGGTGGTCTACTACGTGGTCTTCCGCTTCGCGATCACCAAGTTCAACCTCCCGACCCCGGGCCGCGAGCCCGAGGACGAGGTCGAGGACGTCACCAAGGCGTGACGCCCGCGCACTGACCGCATGCGAGAGGGGCACCGGCCGCGGCCGGTGCCCCTCTCGCATGTCCGTCTCCCCGCTCAGATCTCGTACGTCGCGCCGGCCTTGGCCAGCTCCACCGGGCCCCGGAACGCGGCCTCGGCATCGCGCAGGTTGCGCTGCGGATCGGTCCACGGCGGGATGTGGGTGAGCACCAGGCGGCGCGCACCGGCGGCGGCCGCGTGCTCGCCGGCCTCGCGGCCGTTGAGGTGGATCGACCGCACGGTCTCCTTGCCGTCCGTGAAGGCGGCCTCGCACAGGAAGAAGTCGCAGTCCCGGGCCAGCTCGATCAGCTCCGGGCACTCCCCGGTGTCGCCGGAGTAGACCAGCGACCGGCCACCGTGCTCGATCCGGAAGGCGTAGGCCTCCACCGGGTGGTTGACCCGGATCGCGGTGACCGTCAGCGGGCCGAGCGCGAAGGTGCCGGGGGTCAGCGTGTGGAACTCGAAGACCCCGCTCATCCCGGGCTGCTCGGGCATGTCGTAGGCGCGGGCCAGCCGGCCCGGCGTGCCCTCGGGACCGTAGACCGGCAGCGGCTCCGGGCAGCCCTCCTGGCGGTAGTTGCGGGCCACGAAGTAGACGCACAGGTCGACGCAGTGGTCGGCGTGCAGGTGGCTCAGCGCGACGGCGTCCACGTCGTACAGGCCGATGTGGTTCTGCAGGGCGCCGAGCGCGCCGTTGCCGAGGTCGAGCACCAGGCGGTAGCCGTCGGCCTCGACCAGGTAGCTGGAGCAGGGCGAGTCGGGCGAGGGGAAGCTCCCGGAGCACCCCACCACAGTCAGTTTCATCCTGAGCCCCTCCGCCCGATCCAGGTCCCGAGCACGCCAGTTACCGCCGGGTCACACCGGCGGGTAGCTGCAGCGGTCGCGTGTCGAGAGTAAGGGCGGAGCGGCACTTTGCCCCCGCCCCCGTGCCGCGCTGTGGCTGGAATCACCAGAACGGGGCGGCGCGGGGGCGGGTCGCGCGCTCGGGCCGCGCGCGGGGGCGGACGCACCCCTTCTCAGCGGTGGCCCGGGCGGCGCACGGCCCAGGCCCGGATGGTGTCGGCGTACCAGCGCGGGTGGCCGGCCTGGTCGACGAAGTCGGGGTCGGGGAGCAGGCCGTGCCGGCGGTAGCTGCGCACGGTGTCGGGCTGGACTCCGATGTGGCGGGCGATCTCGGCGTAGGACCACGCGTCGCCGTTGCTGCGCTGACTGCTCATCTGGCGCCACCTCCGGGTGTTCCGAGAGCTGAGCTAGGGGCTTGCCTGAACGATTTCCGGTGACGTGAGGGGCGCGGGTGTCGGCCGGGCCCGGTGATGGATCCGTGACAGAGCGGAAACGGGAAGCGGATAAATTCTCAACTGTCACAGCCCGGTACGGTCAGCACATGAATCACTCGCATGGCGTCCCGCCCACGCTGATCGGGCTGATCGTGCTGGCCGCCCTGGCCCTGTTGATCGGCCTCGCGGTGCTTGCGGGCCGGCGCCGGGGCAGCGGATCGGGCGGCGGAACGGACCGCGGTCGCGGCCCCCGCCCGCCCCGGCCGCGCAGCGCACCGCCCGCGGGCCGCCCCGGGCCCGCCGGCCGGGACGAACGGCCCGGCGCGCGCCCCGGCGGGGCCGGGCGGACGCCCGCGCCGCGCGAGATCTGGTGGGCCGAAGTCCCCTTCGAGGACGGCCCCGGCAGCAAGGACCGCCCGTGCCTGGTCCTGCGGGTGGACGGGCGCACCGCCACCGTCGCGAAGATCACCAGCAAGCACCACGCCGAGCTGCCCGGCGTCCTCGCCCTCCCCCCGGGCACCGTCGCCGACCGCCAGGGCCGGGCCAGCTGGCTGGAGTTGGACGAACTCCGGCAGGTCCCGCTCACCCACTTCCGCCGCCGCGTCGGCCCGGTCGACAGCCACCTCTGGGCCCGCGTCCAGAGCGCTCACCCGTCCAGGTGAACCCCACCCGCATGCCCCCTGACACCGCCGTGGCCGGTTCCCCTGCTCGGGGGCCGGCCACGCCTGTGGTGCGGTGGCGTCACGCCCAGAGCTGGCCCTGGAGCAGTTCGACGGCCGCCTCGGTGCTCTCGGCGGTGTAGATGCCGGTGGACAGGTACTTCCAGCCGCCGTCGGGGACCACGAAGACGATGTCCGCCTGCTCGCCCGCCTCGGCCGCGCGCCGGCCGACGCCGAGCGCGGCGTGCAGGATCGCGCCGGTCGAGACGCCCGCGAAGATGCCCTCCTCGGCGAGGAGTTCACGGGTGCGGCGGACCGAGTCGGCCGAGCCGACGCTGAACCGGGTGGTGAGCACCTCGGCGTCGTAGAGCTCGGGGACGAAGCCCTCGTCCAGGTTGCGCAGCCCGTAGACCACGTCGTCGTAGCGCGGCTCGGCAGCCACGATCCGCACGCCCGGCACCTTCTCGCGCAGGAAGCGGCCGACGCCCATCAGGGTGCCGGTGGTGCCGAGTCCGGCCACGAAGTGCGTGACCGTGGGCAGGTCGGCCAGGATCTCCGGACCGGTGGTGGCGTAGTGCGCCCCGGCGTTGTCGGGGTTGCCGTACTGATAGAGCATCACCCAGTCGGGGTGCTCGGCGGCCAGCTCCTTGGCCACCCGCACCGCCGTGTTCGAACCGCCGGCGGCGGGCGAGGAGATGATCTCCGCGCCCCACATCCGCAGCAGTTCGCGCCGCTCCTCGCTGGTGTTCTCCGGCATCACGCAGACCATCCGGTAGCCCTTGAGCTTGGCCGCCATGGCCAGCGAGATACCGGTGTTGCCGCTGGTGGGCTCCAGCACGGTGCAGCCGGGGGTGAGCCGGCCGGCGGCCTCGGCCCGCTCGATCATGTAGAGCGCCGGGCGGTCCTTGATCGAGCCGGTCGGGTTGCGGTCCTCCAGCTTCGCCCACAGGCTGACCCGCCCGTCCGCGTTGCCGGGAATGGCGGCGGACAGGCGGGGCAGCCGGACCAGCGGGGTGTTGCCGACGGCCGCGAGCGGGCTGTCGTAGCGCATCAGCGGGAGCCGCCGGCGACGGCGGGCAGGATGGTGATGCTGTCACCGTCCTTGACGCCGGTGGCGATGCCCTCCAGGAAGCGGACGTCCTCGTCGTTCAGGTAGACGTTCACGAACCGGCGCAGGTCGCCGTTGTCCAGCAGGCGGGCGGCGATGCCCGGGTGGCGGACATCGAGGTCGGCGATGAGCTCCCCGAGGTTGGTGCCGGCGCCTTCGACGGCCTTGGCACCGTCGGTGTAGGTACGGAGGATGGTCGGGATGCGGACCTCGATGGCCATGGCTGCGCTCCTGGGCGGGTGAGAGGGTGCCGCGGGCGCGCGGCGGGGGTGAACTGGCTTCGTGACGTGCGACGGGACGTGCTGCGCGGCCTCCCC from Kitasatospora sp. NBC_01250 includes these protein-coding regions:
- the rph gene encoding ribonuclease PH, with translation MSRIDGRTPDQLRPITIERGWSKHAEGSVLVSYGDTKVLCTASVTEGVPRWRKGSGEGWVTAEYAMLPRATNTRGDRESVRGKIGGRTHEISRLIGRSLRAVVDHRALAENTIVLDCDVLQADGGTRTAAITGAYVALVDAVSWARERKLLRAKGQPITGGVSAVSVGIIDGVPMLDLRYEEDVRAETDMNIVCTADGRFVEVQGTAEGAPFDRDLLNQLLDLGTLGCAELDEIQRKALDG
- a CDS encoding MoaD/ThiS family protein, yielding MAIEVRIPTILRTYTDGAKAVEGAGTNLGELIADLDVRHPGIAARLLDNGDLRRFVNVYLNDEDVRFLEGIATGVKDGDSITILPAVAGGSR
- a CDS encoding PTS glucose/sucrose transporter subunit IIB; the encoded protein is MAGRPPAKQPERRNRGRKTMATKAEKIVAGLGGIDNIEEVEGCITRLRTEVKDASLIDEAALKAAGAHGVVKMGTAIQVVIGTDADPIAAEIEDMM
- a CDS encoding PLP-dependent cysteine synthase family protein; translated protein: MRYDSPLAAVGNTPLVRLPRLSAAIPGNADGRVSLWAKLEDRNPTGSIKDRPALYMIERAEAAGRLTPGCTVLEPTSGNTGISLAMAAKLKGYRMVCVMPENTSEERRELLRMWGAEIISSPAAGGSNTAVRVAKELAAEHPDWVMLYQYGNPDNAGAHYATTGPEILADLPTVTHFVAGLGTTGTLMGVGRFLREKVPGVRIVAAEPRYDDVVYGLRNLDEGFVPELYDAEVLTTRFSVGSADSVRRTRELLAEEGIFAGVSTGAILHAALGVGRRAAEAGEQADIVFVVPDGGWKYLSTGIYTAESTEAAVELLQGQLWA
- a CDS encoding MerR family transcriptional regulator; this translates as MSSQRSNGDAWSYAEIARHIGVQPDTVRSYRRHGLLPDPDFVDQAGHPRWYADTIRAWAVRRPGHR
- a CDS encoding MBL fold metallo-hydrolase translates to MKLTVVGCSGSFPSPDSPCSSYLVEADGYRLVLDLGNGALGALQNHIGLYDVDAVALSHLHADHCVDLCVYFVARNYRQEGCPEPLPVYGPEGTPGRLARAYDMPEQPGMSGVFEFHTLTPGTFALGPLTVTAIRVNHPVEAYAFRIEHGGRSLVYSGDTGECPELIELARDCDFFLCEAAFTDGKETVRSIHLNGREAGEHAAAAGARRLVLTHIPPWTDPQRNLRDAEAAFRGPVELAKAGATYEI
- a CDS encoding PTS transporter subunit EIIC, with the protein product MSSASPAVPRKQRWQTFYGGLQKMGRSLQLPVAVLPAAGILNRLGQPDIFGPEGKVADWPDVAKVLSGAGGALLDSSLGLPLLFCVGVAIGMAKKADGSTALAAVAGFLVYFNILHQFPVKPPTTPPSYQNPGVFGGIIMGLMSAWCWVRFHRTKLVDWLGFFNGRRLVPMVMAFVGLVFAVLALWVWPPIGTALTHFSKWLSDLGSLGSGIFGVANRALLVIGMHQFLNTFMWFQYGSYTKPDGTVVNGDINRFLAGDPTAGQFTSGFFPIMMFALPAAALAIAHCAKPHRRKEVMGLMTSVALTSFVTGVTEPIEYSFLYVAPLLYVAHVLLTGVSMGVTWALGVHDGFSFSAGLIDYLINWTLATKPWLIILIGACFAVVYYALFRFMITKFNLITPGREPEDEVEDTTRD
- a CDS encoding PTS transporter subunit EIIC; the protein is MSTTAQAPAPAAPSPLKQFGQNSLQSLQKIGRSLQLPIAVLPAAGILLRLGQTDVQDKLHLPAKLVATFAAAGHAVFDNMPLLFCVGIAIGLAKKADGSTALAALVGYLVFHNVLTVFPMSGSVTAANPAGTPQNPGVLGGVVIGLLSATLWQRYHRTKLPDWLGFFNGRRLVPLIMAFVGTFLGIAFGLAWGPVGDALNSFSNWAIGLGAVGSGIFGLINRGLLPVGMHQFANTFFWQQAGTFHDASGKLVQGDLNRFFAGDHSAGQFMSGFFPVMMFGLPAAALAIAHCARPERRKAVMGMMMSLALTSFMTGITEPIEFAFLFIAPALYAVHAVLTALSMMITWALGVHDGFTFSAGAIDYVFNWHFATKPWLIIPIGLVFAVVYYVVFRFAITKFNLPTPGREPEDEVEDVTKA
- a CDS encoding type II toxin-antitoxin system PemK/MazF family toxin encodes the protein MNHSHGVPPTLIGLIVLAALALLIGLAVLAGRRRGSGSGGGTDRGRGPRPPRPRSAPPAGRPGPAGRDERPGARPGGAGRTPAPREIWWAEVPFEDGPGSKDRPCLVLRVDGRTATVAKITSKHHAELPGVLALPPGTVADRQGRASWLELDELRQVPLTHFRRRVGPVDSHLWARVQSAHPSR